In Labeo rohita strain BAU-BD-2019 unplaced genomic scaffold, IGBB_LRoh.1.0 scaffold_237, whole genome shotgun sequence, one DNA window encodes the following:
- the LOC127159623 gene encoding protein NLRC3, with protein MSVYEEKEQDTPVDTRRAASPGFSCVSMKSNNSMLQPPELSDGPAVKRSRKACKMSVYEEREEEKPDCEMSVYEEKEQDTPVDTRRAASPGFSCVSMKSNNSMLQPPALSDGPAVGGRDDQIRRVSCQKCKSSHCHCHISHHDTETDLQLNSHQPVHDDLQRVKDQHKTSMKSKYECLFEGIKLQENQTLLDRIYTQLYIIEGESKGVNEEHEVLQMEKSYRTLQDTPINCNDIFNPLPEQGYEEKTREMKDEIKTKIKTVLTKGIAGIGKTVSVQKFILDWAEGKDNQDVDFMFVLPFRELNLIKDHQYSLHRLLIGFYTELQDLDSKIYNDCKVVFIFDGLDESRISRMFSDSQKVSDVTEISSVSVLMSNLMKGDLLPSALIWITTRPAAANQIPSKYINRVTEIQGFNDPQKEEYFRKRISDEHQASRIISHIRRARSLHIMCHIPVFCWISATVLQNLLKQDLSAEIPQTLTEMYIHFLLIQTRMRNQKYEERDPEKLLQSNRKIIVKLAEVAFNQLMKGNVIFYEKDLRESGIDVTDASVYSGICTEIFREESVINHRKVYSFVHLSFQEFFAALYVFYCYLHKNSEILKMFLTGMSRTQCKNVPLDEFLKGAMNKALSSKNGHLDLFLRFLHGISLDNQRLLQDVLIHTENNPKSIKKIIHNLKQDQHNNVSPDRWINLSHCLIEMKDNSVVEEMQAFLNSKTKTESLSLTQCSTLANIILMSEEVLDELDLNKYNFKTTVCRWRLLPAVRNCRKAL; from the exons atgagTGTCTACGAGGAGAAAGAGCAGGACACTCCTGTAGACACTCGTAGAGCAGCATCTCCAGGattcagctgtgtgtctatgaagagtaacAACTCCATGCTTCAGCCCCCTGAACTCAGTGATGGACCTGCTGT GAAAAGAAGCAGAAAAGCCTGTAAAATGAGTGTCTACgaggagagagaggaggagaaaCCTGACTGTGAAATGAGTGTGTATGAGGAGAAAGAGCAGGACACTCCTGTAGACACTCGTAGAGCAGCATCTCCAGGattcagctgtgtgtctatgaagagtaacAACTCCATGCTTCAGCCCCCTGCACTCAGTGATGGACCTGCTGT TGGTGGGAGAGATGACCAGATCAGACGTGTGTCCTGTCAGAAATGCAAGTCCTCACACTGTCACTGTCACATCAGTCATCATGACACAGAAACAGATCTGCAGCTCAATTCTCACCAACCAGTGCATGATGATCTGCAGAGAGTCAAAGACCAGCACAAAACCAGCATGAAGAGCAAGTATGAGTGCTTATTTGAGGGAATCAAACTACAAGAGAATCAAACCCTCCTGGACAGGATTTACACACAGCTGTACATCATAGAGGGAGAAAGTAAAGGGgtgaatgaagaacatgagGTGCTACAGATGGAGAAAAGTTACAGGACACTCCAAGACACTCCAATCaactgcaatgacatctttaatcCTTTACCTGAACAAGGATATGAGGAGAAGACAAGAGAGATGAAAGACGAAATAAAGACCAAAATAAAGACTGTTCTTACTAAAGGCATCGCTGGAATTGGAAAAaccgtctctgtgcagaagttcattctggACTGGGCCGAAGGAAAAGACAATCAGGAtgtagatttcatgtttgtgcttccATTTCGAGAGCTGAACTTGATTAAAGATCATCAGTACAGTCTTCACAGACTTCTGATTGGCTTTTATACTGAACTTCAAGACCTGGACTCAAAGATTTATAATGATtgtaaagttgtgttcatctttgatggtctggatgaaagcagaatTTCACGGATGTTTTCAGACAGTCAGAAAGTTTCTGATGTGACTGAGATTTCATCAGTGAGTGTGTTGATGTCAAACCTCATGAAAGGAgatctgcttccctctgctctcatctggatcaccaccagaccagcagcagccaatcagatcccctcTAAATACATCAACCGTGTGACAGAAATTCAGGGTTTCAATGACCctcagaaggaggaatatttcaggaagagGATCAGTGATGAGCATCAAGCcagcagaatcatctcacacatcagAAGAGCAAGAAGCCTCCATATCATGTGTCACATAcccgtcttctgctggatctcagccactgtGCTTCAAAACCTCCTGAAACAAGATCTCAGTGCAGAAATCCctcaaactctgactgaaatgtacatccacttcctgctCATTCAAACACGTATGAGGAACCAGAAATATGAAGAGAGAGATCCAGAGAAACTTCTGCAGTCCAACCGCAAAATTATTGTGAAACTTGCTGAAGTAGCTTTCAATCAGCTGATGAAGGGCAATGTAATCTTTTATGAGAAGGACCTGAGAGAGAGCGGCATTGACGTCACTGATgcctcagtgtattctgggatttgcactgagatcttTAGGGAGGAATCTGTGATTAATCACAGGAAGGTTTACAGCTTTGTACATCTGAGTTTTCAGGAGTTTTTTGCAGCACTGTATGTGTTTTACTGCTATTTACACAAGAACAGTGAGATTCTGAAAATGTTCCTGACTGGAATGTCCAGAACTCAGTGTAAAAATGTTCCTCTGGATGAGTTTCTGAAGGGAGCAATGAATAAAGCCTTGAGCAGTAAAAATGGACACCTGGATCTTTTCCTTCGATTTCTTCATGGCATCTCACTAGACAATCAGAGACTCTTACAGGATGTACTGATACACACAGAGAACAACCCAAAGAGCATCAAGAAGATAATCCACAACCTCAAACAAGATCAACATAACAATGTCAGCCCTGACAGATGGATAAATCTGTCACACTGCTTGATTGAGATGAAGGATAACTCTGTTGTTGAAGAAATGCAGGCATTTTTAAActctaaaacaaaaactgaaagtCTTTCTCTTACACAATGCTCAACTTTGGCAAACATAATCCTGATGTCAGAGGAGGTGCTGGATGAGCTTGACCTTAACAAGTACAACTTCAAGACAACAGTGTGTCGATGGAGACTGTTACCTGCTGTGAGGAACTGCAGAAAAGCTCT